Proteins from a genomic interval of Papaver somniferum cultivar HN1 chromosome 4, ASM357369v1, whole genome shotgun sequence:
- the LOC113272679 gene encoding uncharacterized protein LOC113272679 — protein MRLLSWNVQGIGNPLTKDHLDYLCQYYKPDVVFLAETKSPLSRMELHLKKPLFHDWFIVSSVGIAKGLAIAWYNNVEMKLVSSKFNVCHFELKIGELETLVTCVYGAIDANDRINQWTHIAELAKLISKPWILIRDLNVILDPKEKQGGNQTSSSSKSFIIQTIDSMGLQDARYEGAPFTWSNNRKGEANICERIDRALTSVRWAQSFSDTKVTHLPRVGSDHMPILLDSSPQNYRIQKPFRCLRSWLTHSTLPTVVEASWKLHSAISGETSLSGLLKLLSSDLAHWNTNVFGNIHKNIRTINNRIDSIHRSGNIAKEIDKIKNLQAELGNWYKIKNDYYHQLSRDKFFKEYDQNTEYFHASASNRKRINAINSLREPSGLWLSDRDQINSLFLKHFQQIGTSQNSNFDFELSTIINPCISSEENASLTAIPTKDEIWKTISNMNQWGAPGPDGFQPGFLKANWDFLGKDTINKIQDFFRSAILDKDLNHSFITLISKISIPKPQGTSDLLA, from the coding sequence ATGAGGTTACTCTCTTGGAATGTCCAGGGTATTGGTAACCCTCTAACTAAGGATCATCTAGACTATCTCTGCCAATATTACAAACCTGATGTTGTATTCTTAGCCGAGACAAAATCCCCCTTGTCTCGGATGGAGCTGCATTTAAAAAAACCTCTCTTCCATGACTGGTTTATTGTGTCGTCGGTGGGAATAGCGAAGGGACTAGCAATAGCGTGGTATAATAATGttgaaatgaaactagtttcatcaaaATTCAATGTGTGTCATTTCGAATTAAAAATAGGAGAACTCGAAACATTGGTTACATGTGTTTATGGTGCTATTGATGCTAATGATAGAATAAATCAGTGGACTCATATTGCAGAACTAGCGAAACTCATTTCCAAACCGTGGATTCTAATTAGAGATCTAAATGTAATTTTGGACCCGAAGGAAAAACAAGGTGGCAATCAGACAAGCTCAAGCAGTAAATCCTTTATTATTCAAACCATAGACTCTATGGGATTACAAGACGCGAGATATGAGGGAGCGCCATTCACGTGGTCTAACAACCGAAAAGGGGAAGCAAACATTTGCGAAAGAATTGACAGAGCGTTAACTTCCGTCAGGTGGGCACAAAGTTTTTCGGATACTAAAGTAACTCATTTACCGAGAGTTGGTTCAGACCATATGCCTATCTTATTAGATTCGAGCCCACAAAATTATAGGATTCAGAAACCATTTAGGTGCCTTCGGTCCTGGTTAACTCACTCTACACTCCCTACGGTAGTTGAAGCCTCATGGAAATTACACTCTGCCATCTCCGGTGAGACATCTCTCTCTGGTCTCTTAAAGTTACTATCTTCTGATTTAGCTCATTGGAACACAAATGTTTTTGGGAACATACATAAGAATATTAGGACCATAAACAATAGAATCGATAGCATCCATCGATCCGGGAACATCGctaaagaaattgataaaataaaaaatctgcAAGCGGAGCTAGGAAATTGGTATAAAATCAAAAATGATTACTATCACCAGCTTTCAAGGGATAAATTTTTCAAAGAATACGATCAAAATACAGAATATTTTCATGCCTCTGCCTCGAATAGAAAAAGAATCAATGCGATTAATTCCCTTAGAGAACCTTCTGGGCTTTGGCTTTCGGATAGAGATCAAATCAACTCTTTGTTTCTTAAACATTTCCAACAAATAGGCACATCCCAAAACAGTAACTTTGATTTTGAGCTTTCTACCATCATAAACCCTTGTATCAGTTCCGAAGAAAATGCCTCTTTGACAGCTATCCCCACAAAAGATGAAATCTGGAAAACCATCTCTAATATGAATCAATGGGGAGCacctggaccagatggttttcAGCCAGGCTTCCTTAAAGCAAACTGGGATTTTTTGGGAAAAGATACAATTAACAAAATCCAGGATTTCTTTCGATCCGCCATCCTCGACAAAGATCTCAATCATTCTTTCATTACTCTCATTTCCAAAATCTCCATTCCCAAACCCCAAGGGACTTCAGACCTATTAGCCTAA
- the LOC113272680 gene encoding uncharacterized protein LOC113272680: MDFIEGLPLSNKKDAILVVVDRFTKYIHFTALAHSFTSTIVAQELLSHMYDMTSSKELVQVAATSTSLNMTPFKDLYGYSPPHIAFPNEVLTSVADVEDYIQQRDAMLELLQDSLHKAQEMMKLYADKKRIDRTFEVGDLLSALYYDPFPVLAKVGIVAYKPQLPSSSQIHPVFHVSQLKKRIGDAAITASTLPQTDVVGEIMLKPIAMLGTREIS; encoded by the exons atggatttcattgaagGTTTACCTCTATCCAACAAAAAAGATGCCATTCTTGTGGTAGTTGACAGGTTTACCAAATACATCCACTTCACTGCACTCGCTCACTCATTTACATCTACTATTGTGGCTCAAGAGCTTCTCTCACAT ATGTATGACATGACATCATCCAAAGAATTGGTTCAAGTGGCTGCCACTAGCACTAGCCTAAACATGACCCCTTTTAAAGATCTATATGGTTATTCCCCACCTCATATTGCTTTCCCAAATGAGGTACTCACTTCAGTAGCCGATGTGGAAGATTACATTCAACAAAGGGATGCCATGCTGGAACTTTTACAAGATTCTCTCCATAAGGCCCAAGAAATGATGAAGTTATATGCAGATAAGAAGAGAATTGATAGGACTTTTGAAGTTGGTGATTTG CTCTCAGCTCTCTACTACGACCCATTTCCTGTGCTTGCTAAGGTTGGTATTGTCGCATACAAACCCCAACTTCCCTCTTCTTCTCAGATACATCCTGTCTTCCACGTATCCCAGCTGAAGAAGCGCATTGGTGATGCTGCTATTACTGCGTCAACACTGCCACAGACTGATGTTGTTGGTGAAATAATGCTCAAACCTATAGCCATGTTGGGCACTAGAGAAATCTCTTGA